The Vicia villosa cultivar HV-30 ecotype Madison, WI linkage group LG1, Vvil1.0, whole genome shotgun sequence genome includes a region encoding these proteins:
- the LOC131600378 gene encoding receptor-like protein 7, producing the protein MMYFFLHLFLFLLTQFPSFSFSLCSHDDSCALQQFKNSFVVSPSPSQWSPCSSTSSKIKSWINGTDCCEWDGVTCNNISGHVIGLDLSCSNLNGKFSPNSTIFQLKQLQQLNLAFNDFLESSIYRGIGDLVYLTHLNLSYTGFSGNVPSTISHLSKLISLDLSCSLLVDTITLKRLSPNVRFDPFTWKRLIHNATNLRQLYLDGVDMSSINGSFLSQLINVSSSLVSLSLSNTGLNGKFPTNILSLPNLEVLDLSNNLNLSGQLPKSNWSTSLKHLDLSYIAFSGGIPPSMWNLTQLTVLSLEGNNFQGEISSLLSNLTHLTSLDLQYNNFSGKIPNVFENLINLEYVTLSVNNLSGQVPPSLFNLTLVWHIDLSFNKLVGPIPTKIAKHSKLYLIALDNNMLNGTIPHWCYSLPSLHDLYLNKNNLTGPIGEFSSYSLRNLFLSDNNLQGDFPNSIYKLQNLSDLSLSSTKLSGVVDFHQFSNFTKLSFLDLSHSSFLFINVDSVDSILPNLEILRLSSSNINTFPKFLAQVQNLEELDLSNNKIQGTVPKWFHENLLHTWKEIIQIDLSFNKLQGELPIPPYGIQYFLLSNNNFAGDIALSLCNASSMNVLNLAHNKLTGKIPQCLGTFPFLSILDMQMNNLHGSMPRNFSKGNAFETIKLNGNQLEGPLPQSLIYCTKLEVLDLGDNNIEDKFPNWLATLQELQVLRLRSNSLYGAITCSSFKHPFPNLRIYDVSGNKFSGPLPTSCLKNFQGMINLNDSKIGLQYMGESSYYNDSVVLVVKGLSLELTRILTTFTTIDLSNNMFEGEIPQVIGELNSLKGLNLSNNGITGTIPQSLSNLRNLEWLDLSRNQLTGEIPASLTNLNFLSFLNLSQNLLEGIIPTGNQFNTFGNDSYEGNAMLCGYPLSKSCRNDEEKTPYSTSNDEEESGFGWKAVVIGYGFGSVLGMLVGYSAFFNGKPQWLVRLVEHMFNIRLKKTHNKAGANRRRIR; encoded by the coding sequence ATGATGTACTTTTTTCTCCACTTGTTCTTATTTCTGCTCACTCAATTTCCTTCCTTTAGTTTCTCATTATGCAGCCATGATGATTCATGTGCCTTGCAACAgttcaaaaactcatttgttgtCAGCCCTTCACCTTCACAATGGTCTCCTTGTTCATCCACTTCTTCAAAGATAAAATCTTGGATTAACGGTACAGATTGTTGCGAGTGGGACGGTGTCACATGCAACAACATATCAGGTCACGTGATTGGTCTCGACCTTAGTTGCAGTAATCTCAACGGTAAATTCTCTCCTAATAGTACTATCTTCCAGCTCAAGCAACTTCAACAACTCAACTTAGCTTTCAATGATtttcttgaatcttcaatctatCGTGGAATTGGCGATCTAGTGTATCTCACACATCTCAATTTATCATACACTGGATTCAGTGGTAATGTTCCCTCAACAATCTCTCACTTGTCAAAACTAATTTCCCTTGATCTCAGCTGCAGTTTATTAGTTGATACAATCACCTTGAAGCGTCTCAGTCCTAATGTAAGATTTGATCCATTCACTTGGAAGCGGCTCATTCATAATGCAACTaatttgagacaactttatttggACGGAGTAGACATGTCTTCAATCAATGGAAGCTTTTTGTCGCAACTAATAAACGTGTCATCCTCTCTGGTCTCTCTTAGTCTATCAAACACTGGGTTGAATGGAAAATTTCCAACTAACATCCTCTCTTTACCTAATCTTGAAGTACTAGATTTGTCAAATAATCTAAACCTTAGTGGTCAACTTCCAAAGTCCAATTGGAGCACTTCTTTGAAACATTTAGACCTCTCCTACATTGCTTTCTCGGGTGGAATTCCTCCATCTATGTGGAACCTCACTCAACTCACAGTCTTGAGTCTTGAAGGAAACAATTTTCAAGGTGAGATATCATCATTACTTTCAAACCTCACACACCTCACTTCCTTAGATCTTCAATATAATAACTTTAGCGGTAAGATTCcaaatgtttttgaaaatttaatcaACTTAGAATATGTAACACTTTCTGTTAACAACCTAAGTGGTCAAGTTCCACCATCATTGTTTAATCTGACTCTCGTTTGGCATATAGATTTATCGTTTAACAAATTAGTAGGCCCCATTCCAACAAAAATCGCTAAACATTCAAAACTATATCTTATAGCCTTGGATAATAATATGTTAAATGGAACAATTCCGCACTGGTGTTATTCCTTGCCTTCATTGCATGACTTGTATCTCAATAAGAATAACCTAACAGGTCCAATTGGTGAATTCTCAAGTTATTCTTTGAGAAATCTATTTCTCTCAGATAACAACCTACAAGGTGATTTTCCAAATTCAATTTATAAACTTCAAAATCTTTCTGACTTAAGTTTGTCATCAACCAAGTTGAGTGGTGTTGTGGACTTTCAccaattttcaaattttacaaaacTAAGTTTTCTTGATCTTTCCCACAGTAGTTTTCTTTTTATCAACGTCGATAGTGTTGACTCCATCTTACCCAACCTTGAGATACTACGCTTATCTTCTAGTAATATTAATACTTTTCCTAAATTCTTAGCACAAGTTCAAAATCTAGAAGAGTTAGATCTATCTAATAACAAAATTCAAGGGACAGTTCCTAAATGGTTTCATGAGAATCTCTTACACACATGGAAGGAAATTATACAGATTGATCTTAGTTTCAACAAGTTGCAAGGAGAACTTCCAATTCCACCCTATGGAATTCAATACTTTTTACTCTCAAATAACAACTTCGCTGGAGATATTGCTTTGTCATTATGCAATGCAAGTTCCATGAATGTTCTCAATTTGGCTCACAACAAATTAACAGGCAAGATTCCACAATGCTTGGGAACATTTCCTTTTCTTTCAATATTGGATATGCAAATGAACAATCTCCATGGAAGCATGCCTAGAAACTTTTCCAAGGGAAATGCATTTGAGACTATAAAATTGAATGGCAATCAATTGGAAGGACCATTACCACAGTCTTTGATTTACTGCACAAAACTCGAAGTGTTGGACCTAGGAGACAACAATATAGAGGATAAATTTCCCAATTGGCTAGCAACTCTACAAGAGTTACAGGTACTCCGCTTACGATCAAATAGTCTGTATGGTGCAATCACATGTTCTAGTTTCAAGCATCCATTTCcaaatttgagaatttatgatgtCTCTGGTAACAAATTTAGTGGCCCCTTGCCAACATCGTGCCTCAAGAACTTTCAAGGAATGATCAATCTGAATGACAGTAAAATTGGTTTGCAAtacatgggtgagtccagttacTATAACGATTCTGTGGTGCTTGTTGTGAAAGGTCTTTCTTTGGAGCTAACGAGAATATTGACTACTTTCACAACAATTGATTTATCAAATAACATGTTTGAAGGAGAAATTCCACAAGTCATTGGAGAATTAAATTCTCTCAAAGGTCTTAACCTTTCAAACAATGGAATCACAGGTACCATTCCACAATCTTTGAGTAATTTGAGAAATTTGGAGTGGTTGGACCTCTCACGGAACCAATTGACGGGTGAGATTCCTGCGTCTCTGACAAATTTGAACTTTCTCTCGTTCTTGAACCTTTCACAAAACCTTTTGGAGGGAATCATACCTACAGGTAACCAATTTAATACATTTGGAAATGATTCCTATGAGGGAAATGCAATGTTGTGTGGATATCCGTTGTCAAAATCATGCAGAAATGATGAAGAAAAGACACCATATTCAACAAGTAATGATGAAGAGGAATCGGGATTTGGTTGGAAAGCAGTTGTAATAGGATATGGATTTGGATCAGTACTTGGAATGCTCGTGGGATATAGTGCGTTCTTCAATGGTAAACCACAATGGCTTGTGAGGCTTGTTGAACACATGTTTAACATAAGACTGAAGAAAACACACAACAAAGCTGGTGCAAATCGCAGAAGAATACGTTAG